The following are from one region of the Orenia metallireducens genome:
- a CDS encoding PAS domain-containing sensor histidine kinase codes for MLITKKIYLLILFLIILNLTSYAKDLEDNEILILNSYYRGDSWEDDITETLMDGLGSGKNNIHIEYIDIHHANSNYFEKLYNIYKYKYQNYQFDLIIVCDNAAFDFLYKYQEVLFPQTPVIFCGVNNFDDTVLKEKQGFTGIVEKVDLIGTIDIALQLHPDADKVVLFVDGTSIGSVQNYILEEELLNYNDKIKYEIIRTESIVTAQRKVRRLSEDDIIILAAGFNNNCGNRLSAKDTSILLANNSQAPIYSVWDFFLGHGIVGGKLINGHYQGRVATALANKVLSGEDVNNIPIIKESPNLYMFDYKEMKKFEIKISNLPPKSIVINKNESFFVKNKDKPIFQVIIFSIIILLCLVVILGISIFKYERVEKELLLIKEDLEDKVAERTIKLELEKGKLQSYLDMAEVVFVVLDLEQKVTMINKKGCELLGYNREEILGKNWFDNFINQNDRRTIYRKTSKEEDIVITKTTENFLVSKNGKTRILIWHNSILRDKDGKITGTVSSGVDVTKERLLEERLEKSIVNIDNLLDFPPELRKPLSLIFSSLHILDISEISFVIIDKQKRVVMVNQAAQDIFGYNREEIIGVNMLDFIKKDKRDEIYQLFDNILALKLKLPLYIEITCLTKDGREIIIAWYTSVLKDDNGVVQAIFSTGIDITERKLLEDKLQYNKLKVEFFANLTHELKTPLNLIFSATQMLEIYHKKNLPAKEMKDAKKYLTIIKQNGYRQLRLVDNLVDITKINSNSFKLNLQNRDIVEVIRKITLSTAEYIKNKDRSLEFNSQIDEKIIPCDLCAIERIILNLLSNAVKFTNEGDKIFVRVYQEDDKVMISIQDNGIGIETNKLDLIFDKFRQVDKSFSRNTEGSGIGLAIVKLLIELHNGSLKVESEYGKGSNFIIGLPDIELKEKNGEIILNDENNIDNLDDRIKLEFSDVYGL; via the coding sequence GTGTTAATAACTAAAAAAATATATTTACTTATTCTGTTTTTAATTATATTAAATCTCACATCTTATGCTAAGGATTTAGAGGATAATGAAATACTAATCTTAAACTCCTATTATAGAGGAGATAGTTGGGAAGATGATATTACCGAAACTCTAATGGATGGCTTGGGGTCTGGTAAAAATAATATTCATATTGAGTACATAGATATTCATCATGCTAATAGCAATTATTTTGAAAAATTATATAATATCTATAAATATAAGTATCAAAATTACCAATTTGATCTTATTATTGTTTGTGATAATGCAGCCTTTGATTTTTTGTATAAATATCAAGAAGTTTTATTTCCTCAAACACCAGTAATCTTCTGTGGAGTGAATAACTTTGACGATACTGTTCTTAAAGAAAAGCAAGGATTTACAGGTATAGTGGAAAAAGTAGATCTTATAGGTACTATAGATATTGCGTTACAATTACATCCAGATGCAGATAAAGTAGTTTTATTTGTAGATGGCACGTCTATAGGAAGTGTTCAAAATTATATCTTAGAAGAAGAACTTTTAAATTATAATGACAAAATTAAATATGAGATTATTAGAACAGAGAGTATAGTCACAGCTCAAAGGAAGGTTAGAAGATTATCTGAAGATGATATAATAATCTTAGCAGCAGGTTTTAATAATAACTGTGGTAATCGACTTTCTGCAAAAGATACTAGTATTTTATTAGCAAATAATAGTCAAGCACCAATTTATAGTGTTTGGGATTTCTTTTTAGGTCATGGGATTGTAGGTGGCAAACTTATCAATGGTCATTATCAAGGGAGAGTTGCTACAGCTTTAGCTAATAAAGTTTTATCTGGAGAAGATGTTAATAATATCCCTATTATAAAAGAGAGCCCTAATTTGTATATGTTTGATTATAAAGAGATGAAGAAGTTTGAAATTAAAATCTCTAATTTACCCCCAAAAAGTATTGTCATAAATAAAAATGAATCTTTTTTTGTAAAAAATAAAGATAAACCTATCTTTCAGGTTATTATCTTTTCTATAATTATTCTGCTGTGTTTAGTGGTTATTCTCGGTATTAGTATATTTAAATATGAGAGAGTAGAAAAAGAATTACTGCTTATAAAAGAAGATTTAGAAGATAAGGTAGCAGAACGAACTATTAAATTAGAGCTTGAGAAGGGAAAACTACAAAGCTATTTAGATATGGCAGAGGTAGTATTTGTAGTATTGGATTTAGAACAGAAGGTAACAATGATTAATAAGAAAGGATGTGAACTTTTAGGTTATAATAGAGAAGAGATATTAGGTAAAAATTGGTTTGATAATTTTATAAATCAAAATGATAGAAGAACTATTTATAGAAAGACTTCTAAAGAAGAGGATATAGTTATAACTAAAACAACAGAGAATTTCTTAGTAAGCAAAAACGGTAAGACTAGAATATTAATTTGGCATAATTCTATCTTAAGAGATAAGGATGGAAAGATTACAGGGACAGTAAGTTCAGGGGTAGATGTTACTAAAGAGAGATTATTAGAAGAAAGATTAGAAAAAAGTATAGTTAATATTGATAATCTCTTAGATTTTCCTCCTGAATTGAGGAAGCCTCTAAGTTTAATCTTCTCTTCATTACATATATTAGATATTAGTGAAATTTCATTTGTAATTATAGATAAACAGAAAAGGGTTGTAATGGTTAATCAAGCAGCCCAAGATATTTTTGGGTATAATCGAGAAGAAATCATTGGTGTTAATATGTTAGATTTTATTAAAAAAGATAAAAGAGATGAGATATATCAACTTTTTGATAATATATTGGCATTAAAGCTAAAGTTACCGTTATATATTGAGATTACTTGTTTAACTAAGGATGGAAGAGAGATAATAATAGCCTGGTATACATCTGTTTTAAAAGATGATAACGGAGTTGTACAAGCAATCTTCAGTACAGGTATAGATATTACTGAGCGTAAACTACTAGAAGATAAGCTGCAATATAATAAACTGAAGGTAGAGTTCTTTGCTAACTTAACCCATGAGCTAAAAACTCCATTAAACTTAATCTTCTCAGCTACGCAAATGCTAGAGATATACCATAAAAAGAACCTCCCGGCTAAAGAGATGAAAGATGCAAAAAAATATCTAACTATTATTAAACAGAATGGATATAGACAATTAAGATTAGTCGATAATTTGGTGGATATTACTAAAATTAATTCAAATTCCTTTAAATTAAATTTGCAGAATCGAGATATAGTAGAGGTTATTAGAAAGATTACGCTTTCTACAGCAGAATATATCAAAAATAAGGATAGGAGTTTAGAGTTTAATTCACAAATAGATGAGAAGATAATACCTTGTGATTTGTGTGCTATTGAGAGGATTATCTTAAATTTATTATCTAATGCTGTAAAGTTTACAAATGAAGGTGATAAGATATTTGTAAGAGTATATCAAGAAGATGATAAAGTTATGATTTCTATTCAAGATAATGGTATTGGAATAGAGACAAATAAGCTAGATCTTATTTTTGATAAATTTAGACAGGTTGATAAATCCTTTAGCAGAAATACTGAAGGAAGTGGTATTGGTTTAGCTATTGTTAAGTTACTTATAGAATTACATAATGGAAGTCTAAAAGTAGAGAGTGAGTATGGAAAGGGTAGTAATTTTATTATTGGGTTACCAGATATTGAATTGAAGGAGAAAAACGGTGAAATAATTCTTAATGATGAAAATAATATAGACAACCTAGATGACAGAATAAAGCTTGAATTCTCTGATGTCTATGGTCTATAG
- a CDS encoding YraN family protein — translation MNTRTLGKVGEELAKLFLEKEGYRILEENFWCRYGEIDLIAKEADYVVFIEVKLSNNKSYLTPQEKVDYRKQRQLEKVARYYFSLQQVDSDFRFDVVAISGDKKNREIELFKNAFYC, via the coding sequence TTGAATACGAGAACTTTAGGGAAAGTGGGAGAAGAGTTAGCAAAATTATTTCTAGAAAAAGAAGGATACCGGATTTTGGAAGAGAACTTCTGGTGTCGTTATGGAGAGATAGACCTAATAGCTAAAGAAGCAGATTATGTAGTCTTTATAGAGGTTAAGTTAAGTAATAATAAATCATATTTGACTCCACAGGAGAAGGTTGACTATAGAAAACAGAGACAGCTAGAGAAAGTAGCTAGATACTATTTTAGTCTTCAACAAGTAGATAGTGATTTTCGTTTTGATGTAGTAGCAATCTCTGGTGATAAAAAGAATAGAGAGATAGAATTATTTAAGAATGCTTTTTATTGTTAG
- a CDS encoding MFS transporter — protein sequence MLSSANHRKLIILVFFMMLIFGITGNLRGQIGPLLQQDYQINHSKLGFVLGCISIGGIIANFLSGVLIQIFNLKKVLIAGILLSIIGFIWLNYISQYYLLIIVILTIGIGLGVLNISINTLASEVFTKNKGKMNNRLHLFFGIGGVITPFYANAILGFGFEWEMIYTFSIILVSAILIFTIFSKFPEKEKAGVKQEEKKDISFRGVLKDARVGIFALMFLANGGGELGVVTWLILYLKEIQGRTEIEAGFYFSLFFILFSTGRFLASIIVERIGYLRLVFISAIGSLISVLLGILGPDSFAIFFAISGLFIATHFPTMQATMFEIFDNNLPTIIGLTMTTGSIGAILLGNLFIGFFNDLFGIKVGYGIVLLYFLLLAGLIIYLNTRYLDKESRGVVTT from the coding sequence ATGTTAAGTAGTGCTAATCACAGAAAATTAATTATACTAGTATTCTTCATGATGTTGATTTTTGGAATTACAGGTAATCTAAGAGGTCAGATTGGTCCTTTATTACAGCAGGATTATCAAATCAATCACTCTAAGTTAGGATTTGTTCTAGGGTGTATTTCCATTGGAGGAATTATAGCCAACTTTTTAAGTGGAGTATTGATACAGATCTTTAATTTAAAGAAGGTATTGATAGCAGGGATTTTGCTATCTATTATAGGATTTATATGGCTTAACTATATTAGCCAGTATTATCTACTTATTATAGTGATTTTAACTATAGGTATAGGTTTGGGGGTTTTGAATATCTCTATAAATACTTTAGCTTCTGAGGTATTTACTAAAAATAAAGGTAAGATGAATAATAGGCTCCATCTCTTTTTTGGGATAGGTGGAGTTATTACCCCCTTTTATGCTAATGCTATTTTAGGTTTTGGTTTTGAATGGGAGATGATTTATACCTTTTCAATAATACTCGTATCAGCTATTCTTATCTTTACTATCTTCTCCAAATTCCCTGAAAAGGAAAAAGCAGGTGTTAAGCAAGAAGAGAAGAAGGATATAAGTTTTAGAGGAGTACTTAAAGATGCAAGGGTAGGAATCTTTGCTTTGATGTTCTTAGCTAACGGTGGGGGAGAGTTGGGAGTTGTTACTTGGTTGATCCTTTATTTAAAAGAGATTCAAGGAAGAACAGAGATTGAAGCTGGATTTTATTTTTCACTATTCTTTATACTATTTAGTACAGGTCGTTTTTTAGCAAGTATCATAGTAGAGAGAATAGGATATTTACGTTTAGTATTTATCTCAGCAATTGGTTCATTAATCTCTGTATTATTAGGTATTCTAGGCCCTGATTCTTTTGCCATCTTTTTTGCCATATCAGGGTTATTTATAGCTACTCATTTCCCTACTATGCAGGCAACGATGTTTGAAATCTTTGATAATAACCTCCCTACTATTATTGGCTTGACAATGACTACGGGGAGTATAGGGGCTATTCTTTTAGGGAATTTATTTATTGGATTTTTCAATGATTTATTTGGTATTAAGGTTGGTTATGGGATAGTTTTATTATACTTCTTATTATTAGCAGGATTGATTATCTATTTAAATACTAGATATTTAGATAAAGAGAGTAGAGGTGTAGTAACTACTTAA
- a CDS encoding HAD family hydrolase, with protein MQKRDTILFDLDGTLLRIDFDDFLKRYFKALTGEFTDLAEPELFIKVLMKSTQDMIENDGILTNEGAFMNSFFSMIEVEDIEAIKTRFDSFYKEKFPLLGEDVKPSAKVLEMVGLFKELGYTMAITTNPLFPREAILERVRWAGLNPDDFVMVTSYEEMHYAKPNLAYFQEAIDKLGRKPESCILVGNDLQEDIVAGRLGIKTFLVEDYLIDRGTEEEIIPDWRGSLEDFVDYIKENF; from the coding sequence ATGCAGAAAAGGGATACTATTTTATTTGATTTAGATGGAACTTTATTGAGGATAGATTTTGATGATTTCTTGAAGAGGTATTTTAAAGCATTGACAGGAGAATTTACAGATTTGGCTGAACCTGAGCTATTTATCAAAGTATTGATGAAGTCTACTCAAGATATGATAGAGAATGATGGAATTTTGACCAATGAAGGTGCTTTTATGAACTCCTTCTTTTCTATGATAGAAGTAGAAGATATAGAAGCTATTAAAACTAGATTTGATAGCTTCTATAAAGAGAAGTTTCCATTACTAGGAGAAGATGTGAAGCCTAGTGCTAAGGTTTTAGAGATGGTAGGATTATTCAAAGAATTAGGATATACTATGGCTATAACCACCAATCCACTATTTCCAAGGGAAGCCATTTTGGAACGAGTTAGATGGGCTGGATTAAATCCTGATGATTTTGTGATGGTGACAAGCTATGAGGAGATGCATTATGCTAAACCAAATTTAGCCTATTTTCAAGAGGCTATTGATAAATTAGGGAGGAAGCCCGAATCATGTATCTTAGTTGGTAATGACTTGCAGGAGGATATTGTAGCAGGTAGGCTAGGTATTAAGACATTTTTAGTAGAAGATTATTTAATTGATAGAGGAACAGAAGAAGAGATTATTCCAGACTGGAGAGGAAGTTTAGAGGATTTTGTAGACTATATTAAAGAGAATTTTTAA
- a CDS encoding aldo/keto reductase, whose amino-acid sequence MEYRKLINLDWEASALGFGAMRFPTTEDGKIDEEESIEMIRYAVDHGINYVDTAWPYHGGESELLVAKALKDGYREKVKLATKLPSWLIEKREDMDYYLNKQLEKLETDYIDFYLLHALNRERWDKFKELDVFSWIEKILAEGKIKHIGFSFHDGYELFEEIIDGYDWDFCQIQYNYLDVDFQAGKRGLKYAHDNGVAVIIMEPLKGGQLALAPADSVKEIFDNAPIKRSYVDWALQWLWDQEEVAFILSGMSNLQQVKENIESAANSGVNTLTKEELIVIEQLQNKYQELSPVSCTGCEYCIPCPVGVNIPANFKLYNRAKIYNKFEENNKKYNEMGDKEKANTCVECGACEKVCPQNLEIIELLKDVNSYFE is encoded by the coding sequence ATGGAATATAGAAAGCTTATTAATCTCGATTGGGAGGCTTCTGCCTTAGGATTTGGGGCTATGAGATTTCCTACTACCGAAGATGGGAAGATAGATGAAGAAGAATCTATTGAAATGATAAGATATGCAGTTGACCATGGTATAAATTATGTAGATACAGCTTGGCCATACCATGGTGGAGAGAGTGAGTTACTAGTAGCTAAGGCATTGAAGGATGGATATCGTGAAAAGGTAAAATTAGCTACTAAGCTCCCTTCTTGGTTAATCGAAAAGAGAGAGGATATGGACTATTACTTAAATAAGCAATTAGAAAAGTTAGAAACAGATTATATAGACTTCTATTTATTACATGCACTTAACAGAGAACGTTGGGATAAGTTTAAAGAATTAGATGTCTTCTCTTGGATTGAAAAGATTTTAGCAGAAGGGAAAATCAAACATATTGGATTCTCTTTTCATGATGGTTATGAGCTATTTGAAGAGATTATAGATGGTTATGATTGGGATTTTTGCCAGATTCAATATAATTACTTAGATGTTGATTTTCAGGCAGGTAAAAGAGGCTTAAAATATGCCCATGACAATGGAGTAGCTGTTATTATTATGGAACCATTAAAGGGAGGGCAGCTAGCTTTAGCTCCTGCTGATTCGGTTAAGGAAATCTTTGATAATGCCCCTATTAAAAGAAGCTATGTTGACTGGGCATTACAATGGTTATGGGATCAAGAAGAAGTGGCTTTTATATTAAGTGGAATGAGTAATTTGCAACAAGTTAAAGAGAATATAGAGAGTGCTGCTAACTCTGGAGTTAATACTTTAACTAAAGAGGAATTAATAGTGATAGAACAGTTACAAAATAAGTATCAAGAATTATCACCAGTTAGCTGTACTGGTTGTGAATATTGTATTCCATGTCCTGTTGGAGTTAATATTCCAGCTAATTTTAAATTATATAATCGAGCTAAGATTTATAATAAATTCGAAGAAAATAATAAAAAATATAATGAAATGGGAGACAAAGAAAAAGCTAACACTTGTGTTGAATGTGGAGCTTGTGAGAAGGTCTGCCCACAGAATTTAGAGATAATTGAATTATTAAAAGATGTAAATAGTTATTTTGAATAA
- a CDS encoding YifB family Mg chelatase-like AAA ATPase: MLAKAISNAVLGIDGYLVEVEVDLAKGLPAFNIVGLPDVAVKEAKERVRSAIKNSGYSFPIKRITVNLAPADIKKEGAAFDLPIAISILAASGLIDNRVLSDYALIGELSLDGQIRGVKGVLSMALAAKGASKKGFILPEANSQEASVVEGLDVIPVKSLEETIDYLNGNLKIDAIKENYQLSTNQDYKIDFADVKGQEAAKRALEVAAAGGHNLIMIGPPGSGKTMLAKRLPTILPSLTKEEAIEVTKIFSIIGRLAKDKSLITSRPFRSPHHTTSDVGLIGGGRIPKPGEVSLAHHGVLFLDELPEFKKNVLEVLRQPLEEGMVSISRALTTLDYPAKFMLIAAMNPCPCGYYGDIKQECGCTPRQINRYLGKISGPLLDRIDIHLEVPCLEVEELTNYQKGQSSAIIKKRVEEARKVQADRFKAEEINCNVEMNSPMVEKYCIMNKDAFNLLEQAITRLNLSARAYDRVLKLARTIADLAGKEIISFEHIAEAVQYRSLDRKYIDLV, encoded by the coding sequence ATGTTAGCAAAAGCTATAAGTAATGCGGTATTAGGAATAGATGGTTATTTGGTAGAGGTAGAGGTGGATTTGGCTAAGGGATTACCTGCTTTTAATATAGTAGGATTGCCTGATGTGGCTGTTAAAGAGGCTAAGGAGAGAGTACGTTCTGCTATTAAGAACTCTGGATATTCCTTTCCAATCAAGAGGATTACTGTCAATCTAGCCCCTGCCGATATCAAAAAAGAGGGAGCAGCCTTTGATTTACCAATTGCAATTTCTATCTTAGCAGCTTCAGGCCTAATTGATAATAGGGTGTTGAGCGATTATGCATTAATTGGAGAATTATCTTTAGATGGTCAAATTAGAGGTGTTAAGGGAGTCTTGTCTATGGCACTAGCAGCAAAAGGAGCATCTAAGAAGGGATTTATTCTACCAGAAGCGAATTCTCAGGAGGCTTCTGTAGTAGAGGGATTAGATGTTATTCCTGTAAAGAGCTTAGAGGAGACCATAGATTACCTTAATGGTAATTTAAAGATTGATGCTATTAAAGAGAATTATCAATTATCCACTAATCAAGATTATAAGATTGACTTTGCTGATGTTAAAGGGCAAGAAGCAGCTAAACGGGCTTTAGAGGTTGCAGCAGCAGGAGGGCATAATCTAATTATGATTGGACCACCTGGGTCAGGAAAGACGATGCTAGCTAAGAGGTTACCCACTATCTTACCCAGTTTGACCAAAGAAGAAGCTATTGAAGTTACTAAAATTTTCAGTATAATCGGTAGATTAGCAAAGGATAAATCATTAATTACCAGTAGACCCTTTCGCAGTCCTCACCACACTACCTCTGATGTTGGTTTAATTGGTGGAGGAAGGATTCCTAAGCCTGGTGAAGTCAGTTTAGCTCATCACGGTGTCTTATTTTTAGATGAACTGCCAGAGTTTAAGAAGAATGTATTAGAGGTCTTACGGCAACCTTTAGAAGAAGGAATGGTCAGTATTTCAAGAGCATTGACTACTCTAGATTATCCAGCAAAATTTATGTTGATTGCAGCTATGAACCCTTGTCCTTGTGGTTATTATGGGGATATTAAGCAAGAATGTGGTTGTACTCCTAGGCAGATTAATCGTTACCTTGGCAAGATATCAGGTCCCTTACTAGACAGAATTGATATTCACCTTGAAGTTCCCTGTTTAGAGGTGGAGGAGCTAACCAATTATCAAAAAGGTCAAAGCTCTGCAATTATCAAAAAAAGGGTAGAAGAGGCAAGAAAGGTTCAAGCAGATAGATTTAAAGCTGAAGAGATTAACTGTAATGTAGAGATGAATAGCCCTATGGTAGAGAAATACTGTATTATGAATAAAGATGCATTTAATTTATTAGAGCAGGCGATTACTAGATTGAATTTAAGCGCTAGGGCTTATGATCGTGTATTAAAGCTAGCAAGGACTATAGCCGATTTAGCAGGTAAAGAGATAATATCATTTGAACATATAGCTGAAGCTGTACAATATCGGAGCTTAGATAGGAAGTATATTGATTTGGTATAG
- a CDS encoding GGDEF domain-containing protein — MLKDLFINSSILISFLFLGGEIFKESPLSPSAPLKIKIFGGIASGILGSILMIFSVRISPEIVLDLRYFAIIVVAIYGGLTSSIITALIIANFRIYYFSTTPISITVGFLIILLGIISGLISKLNISQNKKWLYMNIVNVAVITIELLFVVKERNLVLESTIYFMIMSIITGLLVYHFSNYITVSNSLYKRFKIEATQDFLTGLNNVRSFDNKLNNIINQLQKNQKNLSIIILDIDHFKKINDTYGHLAGDSILKELAKVLSNSCRDFDIVSRTGGEEFCILLPDCPNQMAIAVAERIRKNVEKHQFVLANQQKVHITVSVGITTYPDKTRNLDNIVEEADHALYQAKQTGRNRVCTG; from the coding sequence ATGCTAAAAGATCTCTTTATCAATAGTAGTATTTTAATTTCATTCTTATTTTTAGGTGGAGAAATCTTTAAAGAAAGTCCATTATCCCCTTCTGCTCCTCTTAAAATAAAGATTTTCGGTGGTATTGCCTCAGGTATTTTAGGGAGTATATTAATGATTTTCAGTGTCAGAATTTCTCCTGAGATTGTTTTGGATTTGCGATATTTTGCAATTATTGTTGTAGCCATTTATGGTGGGCTAACATCTTCTATAATAACTGCTCTCATAATAGCTAATTTTCGCATCTATTATTTTTCCACTACCCCTATATCTATAACAGTAGGATTTCTAATTATCTTATTAGGAATAATCAGTGGATTGATAAGTAAACTAAATATTTCCCAAAATAAAAAATGGCTATACATGAATATAGTTAATGTAGCAGTTATAACCATAGAGTTATTATTTGTTGTTAAAGAAAGAAATCTAGTATTAGAATCAACTATTTATTTTATGATAATGTCTATAATTACAGGTTTATTGGTATATCACTTTTCTAATTATATTACGGTATCAAATAGCCTTTATAAAAGATTTAAAATAGAGGCTACTCAAGACTTCCTAACTGGGCTGAATAATGTTAGAAGCTTTGATAATAAACTCAATAACATAATAAATCAACTGCAAAAAAATCAGAAGAATCTCTCTATCATTATTCTTGATATAGACCATTTTAAAAAAATAAATGATACTTATGGTCATTTGGCAGGTGATTCTATTTTAAAGGAGTTAGCCAAAGTTTTATCTAATTCTTGTAGAGACTTTGATATAGTATCAAGAACTGGTGGAGAAGAGTTCTGTATCTTATTACCTGATTGCCCTAACCAGATGGCTATAGCAGTAGCAGAACGAATTAGAAAAAATGTAGAGAAACACCAATTTGTATTAGCAAATCAGCAAAAGGTCCACATTACTGTCTCTGTTGGAATAACTACTTATCCTGATAAAACAAGAAACTTAGATAATATAGTAGAAGAAGCAGATCATGCTTTATATCAAGCTAAACAAACAGGGAGAAATAGAGTATGTACAGGTTAA
- a CDS encoding CBO0543 family protein, protein MEFELFKEILKYRETINKLALKHWLKNTLFSYQWWLLIVVLILPWILLWKLLDKSNRYQILLYGFITMVLVILLDSLGINLMLWAYSYQILPFSRQLLHPINLSFLPVSYMLIYQYFRGWQSFFITHTILALFNSFLFEPWLVEINIYERLSWKYIYSFPIYILMGVSIKLIVDRLKPLN, encoded by the coding sequence ATGGAATTTGAACTTTTTAAAGAGATACTTAAGTATAGAGAAACAATAAATAAATTAGCACTGAAACATTGGCTTAAAAATACTTTATTTAGTTATCAGTGGTGGCTATTAATCGTAGTCTTAATTCTACCTTGGATTTTATTATGGAAGCTGCTTGATAAGAGTAATAGATATCAAATATTACTTTATGGATTTATTACTATGGTGTTAGTTATATTACTTGATAGTTTAGGAATAAACTTAATGCTATGGGCTTATTCCTATCAAATACTTCCCTTTAGCCGTCAACTATTACATCCAATTAACTTAAGCTTTCTACCTGTTAGCTATATGTTAATTTACCAATATTTTAGAGGATGGCAGAGCTTCTTTATTACACATACTATCCTTGCTCTATTTAATAGCTTTTTATTTGAACCATGGTTAGTTGAGATAAACATTTATGAAAGATTAAGTTGGAAGTATATCTACTCCTTTCCCATCTATATTCTAATGGGAGTTTCAATCAAATTAATAGTTGATAGGTTAAAACCATTAAATTAA